In Primulina huaijiensis isolate GDHJ02 chromosome 16, ASM1229523v2, whole genome shotgun sequence, a single genomic region encodes these proteins:
- the LOC140961594 gene encoding polyadenylate-binding protein RBP47-like isoform X1, translating into MEANNESESQQNNSQESNNDNSRDNNNNKVAPPRVVTPVPGQQWVAMQYPTAAMVMQHGMMPPPHYPSHYTPYHNPHYQHHNPPPTPPHQSQNSNGNEDNRTLWVGDLDYWMDEEYLRRCFASTREVASIKVIRNKQTRFTEGYGFVEFFTHAAAEKILETYTSFIMPKTDHLFRLNWATFSMGDKRPNNSSDISIFVGDLAADVTDTLLHETFASKYPSVKGAKVVIDANTGRSKGYGFVRFGDDSERSQALTEMNGVYCLSRPMRIGAATPRKPSGYLPPYSPQVGGYSNGVLAQGSQSDAESVNTTIFVGGLDPNVTDDELRQPFLEYGEIISVKIPVGKGCGFVQFASRNEAETALEKLNGTMIGKQTVRLSWGRNPMNRQSRAEYGNQWTGQYYGVPFYDGYGYSLPPTHDSSMYPAAVYGAYPMYGTHQQQVS; encoded by the exons ATGGAAGCAAATAATGAATCCGAATCTCAACAGAATAATTCTCAAGAGAGCAATAACGACAATAGTAGggataataacaataacaagGTGGCGCCACCTCGTGTGGTCACGCCGGTTCCGGGACAGCAGTGGGTTGCGATGCAATACCCGACGGCGGCTATGGTAATGCAGCATGGGATGATGCCGCCGCCGCATTACCCGTCGCACTACACGCCGTACCACAATCCCCACTACCAACACCACAATCCACCTCCCACGCCACCGCATCAGAGTCAGAACAGCAATGGGAATGAGGATAACCGCACGCTCTGGGTCGGCGACCTCGATTATTGGATGGACGAGGAATATCTGCGCCGCTGCTTTGCTTCCACTCGTGAG GTTGCGTCCATAAAGGTTATCCGCAACAAGCAAACAAGGTTTACCGAGGGATATGGATTTGTGGAATTCTTTACTCATGCGGCTGCCGAGAAAATACTGGAAACTTATACCAGCTTCATCATGCCTAAAACTGATCATCTTTTCCGTTTGAATTGGGCTACATTTAGCATGGGCGATAAGCGCCCAAATAATTCCTCTGATATTTCTATCTTCGTAGGAGATTTAGCTGCAGATGTTACTGATACTTTACTGCATGAAACTTTTGCTAGTAAATACCCTTCTGTTAAAGGAGCTAAAGTAGTCATTGATGCCAACACTGGCCGTTCAAAAGGCTATGGATTCGTGAGATTTGGAGATGACAGTGAAAGATCGCAAGCTTTAACTGAAATGAATGGTGTGTATTGTTTGAGTCGTCCCATGCGCATTGGCGCAGCAACACCAAGGAAGCCATCTGGTTATCTACCCCCATACTCACCACAAG TAGGTGGGTACTccaatggtgtattagctcaGGGCTCGCAGTCTGATGCAGAATCTGTGAACACTACA ATTTTCGTTGGAGGACTTGATCCCAATGTTACCGATGATGAACTCAGACAGCCTTTCCTAGAATACGGTGAAATCATATCCGTTAAAATTCCGGTTGGGAAAGGATGTGGCTTTGTACAATTTGCTAGCAG AAATGAAGCTGAAACGGCATTGGAGAAGTTGAATGGTACTATGATCGGGAAGCAAACCGTAAGACTTTCTTGGGGGCGTAATCCCATGAACAGACAG TCGAGAGCTGAATATGGAAATCAATGGACGGGGCAATATTATGGAGTACCTTTCTATGATGGCTATGGCTACTCTCTGCCACCAACCCACGACTCAAGCATGTACCCTGCAGCTGTCTACGGTGCCTATCCCATGTACGGAACCCATCAACAGCAAGTCAGCTGA
- the LOC140961594 gene encoding polyadenylate-binding protein RBP47-like isoform X2 has translation MEANNESESQQNNSQESNNDNSRDNNNNKVAPPRVVTPVPGQQWVAMQYPTAAMVMQHGMMPPPHYPSHYTPYHNPHYQHHNPPPTPPHQSQNSNGNEDNRTLWVGDLDYWMDEEYLRRCFASTREVASIKVIRNKQTRFTEGYGFVEFFTHAAAEKILETYTSFIMPKTDHLFRLNWATFSMGDKRPNNSSDISIFVGDLAADVTDTLLHETFASKYPSVKGAKVVIDANTGRSKGYGFVRFGDDSERSQALTEMNGVYCLSRPMRIGAATPRKPSGYLPPYSPQGGYSNGVLAQGSQSDAESVNTTIFVGGLDPNVTDDELRQPFLEYGEIISVKIPVGKGCGFVQFASRNEAETALEKLNGTMIGKQTVRLSWGRNPMNRQSRAEYGNQWTGQYYGVPFYDGYGYSLPPTHDSSMYPAAVYGAYPMYGTHQQQVS, from the exons ATGGAAGCAAATAATGAATCCGAATCTCAACAGAATAATTCTCAAGAGAGCAATAACGACAATAGTAGggataataacaataacaagGTGGCGCCACCTCGTGTGGTCACGCCGGTTCCGGGACAGCAGTGGGTTGCGATGCAATACCCGACGGCGGCTATGGTAATGCAGCATGGGATGATGCCGCCGCCGCATTACCCGTCGCACTACACGCCGTACCACAATCCCCACTACCAACACCACAATCCACCTCCCACGCCACCGCATCAGAGTCAGAACAGCAATGGGAATGAGGATAACCGCACGCTCTGGGTCGGCGACCTCGATTATTGGATGGACGAGGAATATCTGCGCCGCTGCTTTGCTTCCACTCGTGAG GTTGCGTCCATAAAGGTTATCCGCAACAAGCAAACAAGGTTTACCGAGGGATATGGATTTGTGGAATTCTTTACTCATGCGGCTGCCGAGAAAATACTGGAAACTTATACCAGCTTCATCATGCCTAAAACTGATCATCTTTTCCGTTTGAATTGGGCTACATTTAGCATGGGCGATAAGCGCCCAAATAATTCCTCTGATATTTCTATCTTCGTAGGAGATTTAGCTGCAGATGTTACTGATACTTTACTGCATGAAACTTTTGCTAGTAAATACCCTTCTGTTAAAGGAGCTAAAGTAGTCATTGATGCCAACACTGGCCGTTCAAAAGGCTATGGATTCGTGAGATTTGGAGATGACAGTGAAAGATCGCAAGCTTTAACTGAAATGAATGGTGTGTATTGTTTGAGTCGTCCCATGCGCATTGGCGCAGCAACACCAAGGAAGCCATCTGGTTATCTACCCCCATACTCACCACAAG GTGGGTACTccaatggtgtattagctcaGGGCTCGCAGTCTGATGCAGAATCTGTGAACACTACA ATTTTCGTTGGAGGACTTGATCCCAATGTTACCGATGATGAACTCAGACAGCCTTTCCTAGAATACGGTGAAATCATATCCGTTAAAATTCCGGTTGGGAAAGGATGTGGCTTTGTACAATTTGCTAGCAG AAATGAAGCTGAAACGGCATTGGAGAAGTTGAATGGTACTATGATCGGGAAGCAAACCGTAAGACTTTCTTGGGGGCGTAATCCCATGAACAGACAG TCGAGAGCTGAATATGGAAATCAATGGACGGGGCAATATTATGGAGTACCTTTCTATGATGGCTATGGCTACTCTCTGCCACCAACCCACGACTCAAGCATGTACCCTGCAGCTGTCTACGGTGCCTATCCCATGTACGGAACCCATCAACAGCAAGTCAGCTGA